One Candidatus Binataceae bacterium DNA window includes the following coding sequences:
- a CDS encoding adenylosuccinate synthase — protein MNTVAVVGIQWGDEGKGKVVDLLAADAEIVVRFHGGNNAAHTLVVNGRKLIVRQIPAGVLHPNTVCVIGNGTVVDPLALIGELDNLRAHSLLTDPQRLKLSYDAHMVMPYHGAIDRAREARLAKAAIGTTGFGIGPAYEDKAARIGLRLIDLLDFKKLEEKLKRNLADKNAYLKAVLKAPPVNGRHLLEQLRMARKRLLPHLCDTALYLDEAIRAGRKVLFEGAHGTMLDIDHGTYPFVTSSSCLASALFAGTGVPPDRLRAVLGISKAYTTRVGGGPFPTEIKTKLGQRLREEGEEFGAATGRPRRIGWFDAVLARHSARLNGAWGMALTKLDVLSGIDPLKVAIAYEHRGQRYEQMPPGRVLLDRVRPLYEELPGWHESLDQVRSLADLPTNARRYLDRIAELTGVPIAMIGTGAAREATIVINNPFAV, from the coding sequence ATGAATACCGTGGCTGTGGTTGGGATCCAGTGGGGCGATGAGGGCAAAGGCAAGGTCGTGGACCTGCTGGCCGCCGACGCCGAAATCGTAGTGCGCTTTCACGGCGGCAACAATGCCGCCCACACCCTAGTGGTGAATGGCCGCAAGCTGATCGTGCGCCAAATCCCCGCCGGCGTGCTCCATCCCAATACGGTATGCGTGATTGGTAACGGCACGGTGGTCGATCCGCTGGCGCTGATAGGTGAGCTGGACAACTTGCGCGCTCACTCCCTGCTCACCGACCCCCAGCGCTTGAAGCTTAGCTACGACGCCCACATGGTGATGCCCTATCACGGCGCGATCGATCGGGCGCGCGAGGCCCGTTTGGCCAAGGCCGCAATCGGCACCACCGGCTTCGGTATCGGCCCGGCCTACGAGGACAAGGCCGCCCGTATCGGTTTGCGGCTGATTGATTTGCTCGATTTTAAGAAGCTGGAAGAAAAGCTTAAGCGCAACCTAGCGGACAAAAACGCCTATCTCAAGGCGGTGCTAAAGGCGCCGCCGGTCAATGGCCGCCACCTGCTGGAGCAGCTACGAATGGCGCGCAAGCGGCTGCTACCCCATCTGTGCGATACCGCGCTCTATCTGGACGAAGCGATCCGGGCCGGACGCAAGGTGCTGTTCGAGGGTGCGCACGGGACGATGCTGGACATTGACCATGGCACCTATCCTTTCGTCACCTCCTCAAGCTGTCTGGCCAGCGCCCTGTTCGCCGGCACCGGCGTACCTCCCGACCGTTTGCGGGCGGTGCTGGGAATCAGCAAGGCCTACACCACGCGCGTCGGCGGCGGTCCTTTCCCCACCGAGATCAAAACCAAGCTGGGCCAGCGCCTGCGCGAAGAGGGTGAGGAATTCGGCGCGGCTACCGGTCGCCCGCGCCGAATCGGATGGTTCGACGCGGTGCTGGCTCGCCATAGCGCCCGGCTCAACGGAGCGTGGGGGATGGCGCTGACCAAGCTGGACGTGCTCAGCGGCATCGACCCGCTCAAGGTGGCGATCGCTTACGAGCATCGAGGCCAGCGCTACGAGCAGATGCCGCCGGGGCGAGTGCTGCTGGATCGGGTGCGGCCGCTGTACGAAGAATTGCCCGGCTGGCATGAATCCCTCGATCAGGTTCGCAGCCTGGCCGATTTGCCCACCAACGCCCGCCGTTATCTCGATCGGATTGCCGAACTAACCGGGGTACCGATCGCGATGATAGGCACGGGCGCGGCCCGCGAGGCTACCATCGTAATCAACAATCCGTTTGCGGTTTAG
- a CDS encoding methyltransferase domain-containing protein, whose amino-acid sequence MANRSLGWRIAPRLLALAVVVAVTLGAGWSWAQQTTMPRATGQVPLQARIKMLENPQRDQTQKPVAVLKALNLKPGMTVADIGAGSGYFTRRFARAVGPTGKVYAVDISSDILGYVKARAKKEGMNNIQTVLDKPDDPMLPASSVDLAFLSDVSHHIDHRTAFYTKIYQALKPDGRMAIIDFPPQAHNKGWCPHQTNELVPAWENIREAQDAGFKLDRTYDFLPHSYFLVFDKGDQWPAGAQAVGK is encoded by the coding sequence ATGGCGAATCGGAGCTTGGGTTGGAGGATTGCGCCGCGCCTACTTGCGCTGGCTGTGGTGGTGGCCGTGACGCTGGGGGCCGGCTGGTCGTGGGCTCAGCAGACCACGATGCCGCGGGCCACCGGTCAGGTCCCGCTGCAGGCCCGCATCAAGATGCTGGAAAATCCGCAACGCGACCAGACGCAAAAACCGGTCGCGGTGCTCAAGGCGCTGAACCTGAAGCCGGGCATGACGGTGGCCGATATCGGGGCGGGCTCGGGCTATTTCACGCGCCGTTTCGCGCGGGCGGTGGGGCCGACGGGCAAGGTTTACGCGGTCGATATCAGCAGTGACATCCTGGGTTACGTCAAGGCGCGCGCCAAAAAGGAGGGGATGAACAACATCCAGACCGTGCTCGACAAGCCCGATGATCCGATGTTGCCGGCGAGCTCCGTGGATCTGGCCTTTCTATCCGACGTTTCCCATCATATCGACCATCGCACCGCCTTCTACACGAAGATTTACCAGGCACTCAAGCCCGATGGGCGGATGGCGATTATCGACTTTCCTCCGCAGGCTCACAATAAGGGTTGGTGTCCTCACCAGACCAACGAGCTGGTTCCAGCCTGGGAGAATATTCGCGAAGCCCAGGATGCCGGCTTCAAATTGGATCGCACCTACGACTTCCTCCCCCATAGCTATTTCCTGGTCTTCGACAAGGGGGATCAATGGCCCGCGGGCGCGCAGGCGGTGGGCAAGTAG
- a CDS encoding amino acid permease produces the protein MSTKKSKEVPTRSPQPAPGLRRAIGLDTAAALVVANTIGSGIFTTSGFVARDIGSPAWLLGLWIAGGLIELIGALSYSELSAAMPEAGGEYVYLREAYGPLAGYLSGWTSFFIGFSGAIAAATLAFVGYLHHFVSFVGPSESPGGKGLAIVILVLLTTVHVIGLRLGGGIQKVLTGGTIAGMAVLIVAGLTSGHGNTANFHSAIPAQGNAAVSLIFIIFAYSGWNAAAYVAGEVTEPQRTLPRALLAGMGVVIVLYLGMNLLYLYALPMSAMSGVLAVAQKASVGLFGGIAAHWITALLALAILSSASAMVVAGPRVYYAMARDGVFPALVGLVSPRFGTPARAMILQSAWSVVLILFFGTFEKIVIYTEFAVVIFSGLAVASVIALRLRKPNLARPFRIPGYPWLPAFYVCAMAWIAIYTLFSRPEEAIVSLLVVGFGLPWYYLSRGRAQRA, from the coding sequence TTGAGTACCAAAAAGAGCAAGGAGGTCCCCACACGTTCCCCGCAGCCCGCGCCGGGGCTGCGCCGAGCAATCGGATTGGATACGGCGGCGGCACTGGTGGTCGCCAATACCATCGGCAGCGGGATCTTTACCACCTCGGGCTTCGTGGCACGCGACATTGGCTCCCCGGCCTGGCTGTTGGGGTTGTGGATCGCCGGTGGCCTGATCGAACTAATTGGCGCCTTGTCCTACAGTGAGTTGAGTGCCGCGATGCCCGAGGCGGGCGGCGAGTACGTCTATTTGCGTGAGGCCTATGGACCTCTGGCCGGCTATCTCAGCGGCTGGACCTCGTTTTTTATCGGTTTCAGCGGCGCGATCGCCGCCGCAACCCTGGCCTTCGTGGGCTACCTGCACCATTTCGTGAGTTTCGTGGGACCGTCGGAGAGTCCCGGCGGCAAGGGGCTGGCGATCGTCATTCTGGTCCTGCTGACCACGGTCCATGTCATCGGCCTGCGCTTGGGCGGGGGCATTCAGAAGGTTCTAACCGGCGGTACGATCGCCGGGATGGCGGTGTTGATTGTGGCGGGTCTGACCAGCGGCCACGGCAATACGGCTAACTTCCATTCGGCGATTCCGGCCCAAGGCAATGCCGCCGTCTCACTCATTTTCATCATTTTCGCTTACAGTGGATGGAACGCGGCGGCCTATGTGGCGGGCGAGGTCACAGAGCCGCAACGCACACTTCCACGCGCCCTGCTGGCCGGAATGGGCGTGGTGATCGTGTTGTATCTGGGGATGAACCTGCTTTATCTCTACGCCCTGCCGATGAGCGCGATGAGCGGAGTGCTGGCAGTGGCTCAAAAGGCCTCGGTCGGCTTGTTCGGCGGGATCGCGGCTCATTGGATTACCGCGCTGCTGGCGCTGGCGATTCTGAGTTCGGCCAGCGCGATGGTGGTGGCTGGGCCGCGGGTGTACTATGCGATGGCGCGCGATGGGGTATTTCCCGCCCTCGTTGGCCTGGTCAGTCCGCGCTTTGGCACCCCGGCCCGGGCCATGATCCTGCAGAGTGCGTGGTCGGTGGTCCTGATCCTGTTCTTCGGCACCTTTGAGAAAATCGTCATCTACACCGAATTTGCGGTCGTGATTTTCTCCGGTCTGGCGGTGGCCTCGGTAATCGCCCTGCGTTTGCGCAAGCCCAATCTGGCGCGGCCTTTTCGAATTCCCGGCTATCCCTGGCTGCCCGCCTTTTACGTCTGCGCGATGGCCTGGATCGCGATTTACACTCTGTTCTCGCGTCCCGAGGAGGCAATCGTTAGCCTACTGGTGGTCGGCTTCGGACTGCCCTGGTACTACCTCTCGCGGGGCCGCGCCCAGCGCGCATAG
- the ispG gene encoding (E)-4-hydroxy-3-methylbut-2-enyl-diphosphate synthase, whose translation MEAVQPARKTRTIAIGDLKVGGQAPIVVQSMCATHTRDVDATVAQAHQLARAGAGIVRIALDNEKEVAALKEIRAQTKGIVLSVDLQENYRIADKVAPWVDKIRYNPGHLHHIEKRKTIAEKVKWLVEVARAHNLAIRIGVNCGSVAPAFLERYPGDQLQALTESTAYHCDLMDELGFERFVVSMKDSDPAKVVLANRRFAQRRPDVPLHLGVTEAGLPPEGIIKTRIAFEKLLAEGIGDTIRVSLTLPYERKHEEVEVGHQIVRDVAAGRFLSVPDVWPGLNIISCPSCSRVENEKFVELAIQVKELTSYAAAHRVTIAVMGCRVNGPGETDDADLGLWCGPTTVNLKRKDRKLGNFGYDEVLGRLRQELDQIIAAGPHSSQAD comes from the coding sequence ATGGAAGCAGTTCAGCCCGCGCGCAAAACTCGCACCATCGCGATCGGCGACCTCAAGGTCGGTGGTCAGGCACCCATTGTAGTGCAATCGATGTGCGCCACTCATACCCGCGATGTCGATGCTACCGTGGCGCAGGCCCATCAATTGGCCCGCGCCGGGGCCGGCATCGTCCGCATCGCCTTGGACAATGAAAAGGAGGTCGCCGCGCTCAAGGAGATTCGGGCGCAAACCAAGGGCATCGTGCTCTCGGTCGACCTCCAGGAAAACTATCGGATCGCCGATAAAGTTGCGCCCTGGGTGGACAAGATTCGCTACAACCCCGGCCATCTCCACCACATCGAGAAGCGCAAGACGATTGCGGAAAAAGTCAAATGGCTGGTGGAGGTCGCGCGCGCCCACAATCTCGCCATTCGGATCGGTGTTAATTGCGGTTCCGTGGCGCCGGCCTTTTTAGAAAGATATCCCGGTGACCAGCTCCAGGCCCTAACCGAATCCACCGCCTATCACTGCGATCTAATGGACGAGCTGGGCTTCGAGCGCTTCGTGGTCTCCATGAAGGACTCCGACCCAGCCAAGGTAGTGCTGGCCAACCGCCGCTTTGCCCAACGCCGTCCCGACGTGCCCCTGCATCTGGGGGTTACCGAAGCTGGCCTGCCGCCCGAGGGGATCATCAAGACTCGGATCGCTTTCGAGAAACTGCTGGCCGAAGGGATCGGCGACACCATTCGGGTCTCGCTGACCTTGCCCTACGAACGCAAGCACGAGGAAGTCGAGGTGGGCCACCAGATCGTTCGCGACGTGGCTGCCGGCCGCTTCCTGTCGGTGCCTGACGTCTGGCCAGGGCTCAACATCATTTCGTGCCCCTCCTGTTCACGGGTGGAGAACGAAAAGTTCGTGGAGTTGGCCATCCAGGTCAAGGAGCTGACCAGCTACGCTGCTGCGCATCGGGTCACGATCGCGGTGATGGGCTGCCGGGTCAACGGCCCGGGCGAGACCGACGATGCCGATCTGGGGCTGTGGTGCGGACCGACCACGGTCAATCTCAAGCGCAAGGATCGCAAGCTGGGCAATTTCGGCTACGACGAGGTGCTGGGGCGCCTGCGCCAGGAGCTGGACCAAATCATCGCAGCGGGCCCCCACTCATCCCAAGCTGACTGA
- a CDS encoding carboxymuconolactone decarboxylase family protein gives MAEFYTHEGIKALRKLRQLKPELFKSFVDFDDAVFKDGAISSKMKHLMAITAAHVTQCPWCIDVHTRKAVSEGASEEEVAEAVFVAMAMRAGASWAHGCIAMHSLESKD, from the coding sequence ATGGCCGAGTTTTATACCCACGAGGGAATCAAAGCGTTGCGCAAACTGCGCCAACTCAAGCCAGAATTGTTCAAAAGCTTCGTGGATTTCGATGATGCGGTCTTCAAAGACGGCGCCATCTCCTCCAAGATGAAGCATCTGATGGCGATCACCGCTGCCCATGTCACCCAATGCCCTTGGTGCATCGACGTGCATACCCGTAAGGCAGTAAGCGAAGGCGCCAGCGAGGAGGAGGTCGCCGAGGCGGTATTCGTGGCGATGGCGATGCGGGCGGGAGCCTCGTGGGCCCACGGCTGCATTGCGATGCATTCGCTGGAGAGTAAAGATTAG
- a CDS encoding helix-turn-helix domain-containing protein, whose amino-acid sequence MGNKVAAMIKGVGEVMTVKDLSGYLQCNQSTIYRLLKRNEIPAFKVGSDWRFMTEEIRNWCKRKMTRPLRRGGLLERAEAN is encoded by the coding sequence ATGGGGAATAAAGTGGCGGCGATGATCAAGGGCGTGGGTGAAGTGATGACGGTCAAGGATCTAAGCGGCTATCTGCAATGCAACCAATCGACCATTTATCGCTTGCTCAAGCGCAACGAGATCCCAGCCTTCAAGGTGGGCAGCGATTGGCGCTTCATGACGGAAGAAATCCGAAACTGGTGCAAACGCAAGATGACCCGCCCACTGAGGCGAGGCGGACTGCTGGAACGCGCCGAAGCAAACTGA
- a CDS encoding DegT/DnrJ/EryC1/StrS family aminotransferase encodes MPVQPAAPTTVPLLDLKTQFRSLRPEIMAAITAVMESQQFVLGPQGAALEREIAAMVGVRAALGCASGSDALMLALMAIGIGPGDEVICPTFTFVATAGAVARLGARPRFVDIDPLTFTLDCAAVAQAITARTRAIIPVHLYGLTADMQVLDEIARRAGARLIEDAAQALGARYHGRAAGALGALACLSFYPTKNLGGAGDGGMVLTDDSVLAERLAMMRDHGSRRRYEHEIAGVNSRLDEIQAAIVRVKLPRLAAWNQARSEVAARYRELLAGLAQVQLPVVPSGCEHVYHQFAIRCARRDELRQFLRQRGVASEVYYPIPLHLQPAFAHLGYRAGELPQAEAAAREVLCLPIYPELTPHQQELVADAIRRFYAGD; translated from the coding sequence ATGCCTGTGCAGCCGGCGGCGCCGACCACGGTGCCACTACTGGACCTAAAGACGCAATTTCGCTCGCTGCGCCCCGAGATTATGGCCGCCATCACGGCGGTGATGGAAAGCCAGCAGTTCGTCCTCGGTCCTCAAGGCGCGGCTCTGGAGCGGGAGATTGCCGCGATGGTTGGAGTGCGGGCGGCGCTGGGTTGCGCCTCGGGCTCCGATGCGTTGATGTTGGCGCTAATGGCAATCGGAATCGGGCCGGGCGACGAAGTGATTTGTCCGACCTTCACATTTGTGGCGACCGCCGGCGCGGTGGCTCGTCTGGGCGCGCGACCCAGATTTGTCGATATCGACCCGCTGACCTTCACCCTGGATTGCGCGGCAGTAGCCCAAGCCATCACCGCCCGCACCCGCGCAATCATTCCGGTGCATTTGTACGGCCTGACTGCCGACATGCAAGTGTTGGATGAAATCGCGCGGCGCGCGGGCGCGCGCTTGATCGAAGACGCCGCGCAGGCTTTGGGCGCGCGCTATCACGGGCGGGCGGCGGGAGCGCTGGGCGCGTTGGCGTGTTTGAGCTTTTATCCCACCAAGAATCTCGGTGGTGCGGGAGACGGTGGCATGGTGCTCACCGACGATAGCGTCTTGGCCGAGCGGCTTGCGATGATGCGCGACCACGGTAGTCGGCGTCGCTACGAGCATGAAATCGCCGGGGTCAACAGCCGATTGGATGAAATCCAAGCCGCGATTGTGCGCGTCAAGCTGCCCCGGCTGGCCGCTTGGAACCAAGCCCGAAGTGAGGTGGCCGCGCGCTACCGTGAGCTGTTGGCCGGCCTTGCGCAGGTGCAACTTCCCGTTGTGCCCTCTGGCTGCGAGCACGTGTATCACCAGTTCGCGATTCGATGCGCGCGCCGCGATGAACTGCGCCAATTTCTGCGCCAGCGCGGAGTCGCCAGCGAAGTCTATTATCCTATCCCGCTGCACTTGCAGCCCGCCTTCGCTCATCTCGGTTATCGCGCGGGAGAGCTTCCGCAGGCCGAAGCTGCGGCCCGTGAGGTGCTATGCTTGCCGATCTATCCCGAGCTTACCCCTCATCAGCAAGAGCTGGTGGCAGATGCGATCCGGCGCTTTTATGCCGGCGACTAA
- a CDS encoding ABC transporter substrate-binding protein: protein MPEVKAVLTQAIAVLQDTQLPLAQRRQRLRELAEAHFDFATMARSSLGYHWKNLSPPQQEQFVALFSSFIEDAYLDKIQGYVNLKFEVARQRMNGPGYAEVDTKVIQTQGSPINLNFQLEKKNGDWKVYDVQIDNISMVDNYRTQFNHVINERGFNVLVSDLQRKQRELASLLGNTQAANR, encoded by the coding sequence ATGCCGGAGGTAAAGGCGGTACTGACGCAAGCCATCGCGGTGCTCCAGGATACTCAGCTTCCGCTGGCACAACGGCGGCAACGACTGCGCGAATTAGCCGAAGCTCACTTCGACTTCGCTACGATGGCTCGTTCCTCCCTGGGCTACCATTGGAAGAACCTTTCGCCGCCTCAACAGGAGCAGTTTGTTGCGTTGTTTTCTTCCTTTATAGAGGATGCCTACCTCGACAAGATCCAGGGTTATGTCAATCTAAAGTTCGAGGTTGCGCGCCAGCGGATGAACGGGCCAGGATATGCCGAAGTCGATACCAAGGTAATCCAAACCCAGGGCAGCCCTATCAATCTGAATTTTCAATTAGAGAAGAAAAACGGCGATTGGAAGGTCTACGACGTGCAAATCGACAACATCAGCATGGTCGATAATTATCGCACGCAGTTCAATCATGTAATCAACGAACGCGGGTTCAACGTGCTCGTCAGCGACCTGCAGCGCAAGCAGCGTGAATTGGCCTCGCTACTGGGAAATACGCAAGCGGCCAACCGCTAA
- the glgB gene encoding 1,4-alpha-glucan branching protein GlgB yields the protein MRAYWPGALSIDLISDHDAEAHPMERWRDSALFQLFLQRPKERFSYHLVVKTPTGSETTRDCYAFPPWLGELDKYLLGAQKEELPYRKLGAHPCVLEGVAGVGFALWAPNARAVSVVGDFNRWDGRRCLMRRLGSTGIWELFVPELPPLARYKYEIHTLAALPRVKADPYAQAMELPPATASVVYQPSYQFTDRDWMNARQGRDWLHQPVSIYEVHLGSWRRVVEQDNRPLSYRELAPALADYALDLGFTHLELLPVMEHPFSGSWGYQVSGYFAPTARYGSPDDFRYLVDYLHRRGLGVILDWVPAHFPKDDFSLGRFDGTALYEHLDPREGEHPDWGTYVFNYGRDEVRTFLIASALFWLHECHADGLRVDAVASMLYRDYGKGPGQWIPNRYGGRENLEALEFLRQLNERAYGLNPGIAMIAEESTAWPGVSRPTYLGGLGFGLKWDMGWMNDTLDYFSRDPIYRRYYHRHLTFGLLYAWSENFVLPLSHDEVVHGKRSLLSKMPGDRWQQFANLRALLGYMWARPGKKLLFMGGEIGQWREWDHDRSLDWHLLAEPEHRGVQQLMRDLNRIYRAHPALWEADTEPAGFRWIDADNADANSIAFARFAPASNQVLICLANFSPVVRNRYRLGLPKPGFYREILNTDSRWYGGNDVGNQGGVQAEQIPSHGFPYSAEFTLPPLAVVWLCPP from the coding sequence GTGCGGGCATACTGGCCGGGCGCTCTATCGATCGATCTGATTTCCGATCACGACGCGGAGGCGCACCCGATGGAGCGCTGGCGCGACAGCGCTCTTTTTCAGCTCTTCCTGCAACGCCCAAAAGAAAGGTTTTCCTACCATTTGGTGGTAAAGACGCCCACCGGCAGTGAAACCACGCGCGATTGCTATGCTTTTCCGCCCTGGCTAGGGGAGTTGGATAAGTACTTGCTGGGGGCGCAGAAAGAGGAATTGCCTTACCGCAAGCTGGGGGCCCATCCGTGCGTTCTGGAGGGGGTCGCGGGGGTCGGTTTCGCGCTGTGGGCGCCCAACGCGCGGGCAGTCAGCGTGGTGGGAGATTTTAATCGCTGGGACGGCCGGCGCTGTTTGATGCGCAGGTTGGGGAGCACCGGCATCTGGGAGTTATTCGTGCCGGAACTGCCACCCCTAGCCCGCTATAAATACGAAATCCATACCCTGGCCGCGCTGCCGCGCGTCAAGGCCGATCCTTATGCCCAGGCGATGGAGCTGCCGCCGGCGACCGCTTCGGTGGTCTATCAGCCGAGCTATCAATTCACCGATCGTGACTGGATGAATGCGCGCCAGGGGCGCGATTGGCTGCATCAGCCGGTGTCGATTTACGAGGTGCATTTGGGGTCATGGCGACGGGTGGTGGAGCAAGATAACCGGCCGCTGAGCTATCGTGAACTGGCGCCTGCGTTGGCCGATTACGCGCTCGATCTGGGCTTTACCCATCTCGAACTGTTGCCGGTGATGGAACACCCGTTTAGCGGCTCGTGGGGTTATCAGGTCAGCGGCTACTTCGCGCCCACCGCCCGCTATGGTTCGCCCGACGATTTTCGCTACCTGGTGGACTATCTCCACCGGCGCGGGCTTGGCGTCATCCTGGACTGGGTGCCGGCCCATTTCCCCAAGGATGATTTCAGTCTGGGCCGTTTCGACGGAACCGCCCTGTACGAGCATCTGGACCCCCGCGAGGGCGAGCATCCCGACTGGGGTACCTACGTTTTCAATTACGGTCGCGATGAAGTTCGCACCTTCCTGATTGCCAGCGCGCTGTTCTGGCTGCACGAATGCCATGCTGACGGTCTGCGGGTGGACGCAGTGGCCTCGATGCTCTATCGGGATTATGGCAAGGGGCCCGGCCAATGGATTCCCAATCGCTACGGCGGGCGGGAGAACCTGGAGGCGTTGGAGTTCCTGCGCCAACTCAACGAACGCGCCTATGGGCTCAATCCAGGAATCGCCATGATCGCCGAAGAATCCACCGCTTGGCCGGGCGTCAGCCGCCCCACGTACCTGGGCGGTTTGGGCTTCGGGCTTAAGTGGGACATGGGCTGGATGAACGATACCCTGGACTATTTCAGCCGCGACCCGATCTATCGCCGCTATTACCATCGCCACCTGACCTTCGGTCTGCTGTATGCCTGGAGCGAGAATTTTGTCTTGCCGCTGTCGCACGACGAGGTCGTGCACGGCAAGCGCTCGTTACTGAGCAAGATGCCTGGGGACCGTTGGCAGCAGTTCGCCAATCTGCGCGCGCTGCTGGGCTACATGTGGGCGCGCCCAGGCAAGAAGCTGCTGTTCATGGGGGGAGAGATCGGACAATGGCGGGAATGGGATCATGACCGCAGCCTGGATTGGCATCTCCTGGCCGAGCCCGAGCATCGCGGCGTGCAACAATTGATGCGCGACCTCAATCGGATTTATCGCGCCCATCCGGCGCTGTGGGAGGCCGATACCGAGCCGGCTGGCTTTCGCTGGATCGATGCCGACAATGCCGACGCTAACTCTATTGCCTTTGCGCGCTTCGCACCCGCCAGCAATCAGGTACTGATCTGCTTGGCTAATTTCTCGCCAGTGGTGCGCAATCGCTATCGGCTGGGGCTGCCCAAGCCGGGTTTTTACCGCGAAATTCTCAACACCGACAGTCGTTGGTACGGGGGCAACGATGTTGGCAATCAGGGCGGCGTGCAGGCCGAGCAGATCCCCTCGCATGGCTTTCCCTATTCCGCCGAGTTCACTCTGCCACCGCTGGCCGTGGTCTGGCTATGTCCGCCCTAG